In Mustelus asterias chromosome 20, sMusAst1.hap1.1, whole genome shotgun sequence, a single genomic region encodes these proteins:
- the LOC144508408 gene encoding tubulin beta-4 chain-like, protein MREIVHVQIGQCGNQIGAKFWEVISEEHGIDPKGNYIGDSDLQLERINVYFNEAYGHKYVPRAILVDLEPGTMDSVRGSRIGHIFRPDNFIYGNSGAGNNWAKGHYTEGAELVESVMDIMRNECESCDCLQGFQLTHSLGGGTGSGMGTLIMSKIREEYPDRIMNSFSVVPSPKVSDTVVEPYNATLSIHQLIENTDSTFCIDNEALYDICFRTLKLATPTYGDLNHLVSMTMSGVTTSLRFPGQLNADLRKLAVNMVPFPRLHFFIPGFAPLTSRGSQQYRSLTVPELTQQMFDSRNMMAACDPRHGKYLTVAAIFRGRMSTKEVDEQMLAVQTKNSNNFVEWIPNNVKVAVCDIPPRGLKMSSTFIGNNTAIQELFKRISDQFSVMFKRKAFLHWYVGEGMDEMEFTEAECNTNDLVSEYQQYQDATADLEEEGGEEEEGEAEPTI, encoded by the exons ATGCGTGAAATAGTGCATGTGCAGATTGGCCAATGTGGGAACCAAATTGGGGCCAAG TTCTGGGAAGTAATCAGTGAAGAACATGGAATTGACCCCAAAGGGAATTACATTGGAGACTCGGACCTCCAACTCGAGAGGATCAATGTGTATTTCAATGAGGCGTATG GTCACAAGTATGTACCCAGGGCAATCCTGGTGGACCTGGAGCCTGGAACCATGGACAGTGTCCGTGGCAGTCGCATCGGACACATCTTCAGGCCAGATAACTTCATTTATG GTAATTCAGGTGCTGGAAACAACTGGGCCAAAGGTCATTACACGGAAGGTGCTGAGCTGGTGGAGAGCGTGATGGACATCATGAGGAACGAGTGTGAGAGCTGTGACTGTTTACAAGGCTTCCAGCTCACCCATTCACTGGGAGGAGGAACAGGTTCAGGCATGGGCACCCTCATCATGAGCAAAATCCGAGAGGAATATCCTGACAGGATCATGAACAGCTTCAGTGTTGTCCCTTCGCCAAAGGTGTCAGACACTGTGGTTGAGCCGTACAATGCCACCTTGTCCATCCACCAGCTGATTGAGAACACAGACTCAACCTTCTGCATCGACAATGAGGCTCTGTATGACATTTGCTTCCGAACCTTGAAATTGGCCACGCCAACCTACGGTGacctgaaccatctggtttccaTGACAATGAGCGGTGTCACCACCTCGCTGCGTTTCCCCGGGCAACTCAATGCGGACCTGAGGAAGCTGGCGGTCAACATGGTACCATTTCCGCGGCTGCATTTCTTCATCCCTGGCTTTGCCCCGTTGACATCCCGTGGCAGCCAGCAGTACCGTTCTTTGACAGTGCCGGAGCTTACCCAGCAGATGTTTGATTCCAGGAACATGATGGCAGCCTGCGACCCTCGCCACGGCAAGTACCTGACAGTGGCGGCCATCTTCAGAGGCAGGATGTccaccaaggaggtagatgagcagATGTTGGCCGTCCAAACCAAAAATAGCAACAATTTTGTGGAGTGGATTCCCAACAACGTCAAAGTGGCCGTGTGCGACATTCCACCCCGTGGGCTCAAAATGTCTTCCACCTTCATCGGGAACAACACTGCCATCCAGGAGCTCTTTAAACGCATCTCTGACCAGTTCTCAGTCATGTTCAAGAGGAAGGCCTTCCTCCATTGGTACGTCGGAGAAGGTATGGATGAGATGGAATTCACAGAGGCGGAGTGCAACACCAACGATTTGGTGTCTGAATACCAACAATACCAAGATGCCACTGCAGATCTTGAGGAGGAAGgaggtgaagaggaagaaggtgaAGCAGAACCTACCATATAG
- the atp5f1e gene encoding ATP synthase F(1) complex subunit epsilon, mitochondrial, whose product MVAFWRQAGLSYIQYSRICAQVVRAALKPQYQAEAKKAADVNVKVSKPKQ is encoded by the exons ATGGTGGCATTCTGGAGGCAGGCTGGCCTGAG TTACATTCAGTACTCTCGAATCTGTGCACAAGTGGTGAGGGCTGCCCTAAAACCCCAGTACCAAGCAGAGGCCAAGAAAGCAGCAGATGTAAATGTCAAAGTCAGCAAGCCGAAACAATGA